The following are from one region of the Halorussus rarus genome:
- a CDS encoding 2,3,4,5-tetrahydropyridine-2,6-dicarboxylate N-succinyltransferase translates to MSLESDVDDLWHRYDDGSLTAGDAGDEEYAVLEEFLDALEAGEVRAAEKREGEWESNEWVKRGILLNFGLREIAGREYGDVTYHDVLPLRETADLPERGTRNTPDGTVVRRGAYLGSDCIMMSPSFVNIGAHVGDGTLVDSCDTVGSCAQIGADVKLGANTLVGGVLEPVEDAPVVVEDGASLGAGCRVTSGFVVGENSVVAENTLLTPRIPVYDLVEEEVVYGRLPPERRAFTRFVESSVGDHDLFEGGAYKPAVVAMNVEETTLEGVEREEALRE, encoded by the coding sequence ATGAGTCTTGAATCCGACGTAGACGACCTGTGGCATCGGTACGACGACGGCAGCCTCACCGCTGGCGACGCGGGCGACGAGGAGTACGCCGTCCTCGAAGAGTTCTTAGACGCGCTCGAAGCCGGCGAGGTCCGGGCCGCCGAGAAGCGCGAGGGCGAGTGGGAGTCGAACGAGTGGGTCAAGCGGGGCATCCTGCTGAACTTCGGCCTGCGCGAGATCGCTGGCCGGGAGTACGGCGACGTGACCTACCACGACGTGCTGCCCCTGCGCGAGACGGCCGACCTGCCCGAGAGGGGCACCCGCAACACGCCCGACGGGACCGTCGTCCGCCGGGGCGCGTACCTCGGCTCGGACTGCATCATGATGAGCCCGAGCTTCGTCAATATCGGCGCGCACGTCGGCGACGGGACGCTGGTCGACTCCTGCGACACCGTCGGCTCGTGCGCCCAGATCGGCGCGGACGTCAAGCTGGGCGCCAACACCCTCGTCGGCGGCGTGCTCGAACCGGTCGAGGACGCCCCGGTCGTGGTCGAGGACGGCGCCTCGCTCGGCGCGGGCTGCCGGGTCACCTCGGGGTTCGTGGTCGGGGAGAACTCGGTGGTCGCCGAGAACACCCTGCTCACGCCCCGCATCCCGGTGTACGACCTGGTCGAGGAGGAGGTCGTCTACGGTCGTCTCCCGCCCGAGCGCCGGGCCTTCACCCGGTTCGTGGAGTCGTCGGTCGGCGACCACGACCTGTTCGAGGGCGGCGCCTACAAGCCCGCGGTGGTGGCGATGAACGTCGAGGAGACCACCCTCGAGGGCGTCGAGCGAGAGGAGGCCCTGCGAGAATGA
- the dapF gene encoding diaminopimelate epimerase — protein sequence MSIEYEKFHGTGNDFVVVDADEYVPDRAAFARKVCDRREGVSVAGGSTDSSVGADGTLFLALEPQFSPPRVVMTLVQPDGSTAAMCGNGARCAAKWAAERTGADAIMLDTQAGTRRADVRGDEVTIEMGEPSFAPADVPLAADREDPLVAEEVAGVELTAVNTGVPHAVAFVDDVDEVDLETVGPAVRNADAFPEGANATFASPRPDGGFDQRTYERGVEGETRSCGTGAVAIGVAARRLGRTDEAPVSVFPPGGELEVGFRNGRATLTGPAEREFEGEIASTPNPRTVSEA from the coding sequence ATGAGCATCGAGTACGAGAAGTTTCACGGTACCGGTAACGATTTCGTGGTAGTAGACGCGGACGAGTACGTGCCCGACCGGGCGGCGTTCGCCCGGAAGGTGTGCGACCGGCGCGAGGGGGTGAGCGTCGCCGGAGGCTCGACGGACTCGTCCGTCGGCGCGGACGGGACACTCTTCCTGGCGCTGGAACCCCAGTTCTCGCCGCCCCGCGTGGTGATGACGCTGGTCCAGCCCGACGGCTCGACCGCGGCGATGTGCGGCAACGGCGCGCGCTGCGCCGCGAAGTGGGCGGCCGAGCGCACCGGCGCCGACGCCATCATGCTCGACACCCAGGCGGGGACCCGCCGGGCCGACGTCCGGGGCGACGAGGTGACCATCGAGATGGGCGAGCCGTCGTTCGCGCCCGCGGACGTTCCGCTCGCAGCCGACCGCGAGGACCCGCTGGTCGCCGAGGAGGTCGCCGGCGTCGAACTCACCGCGGTCAACACCGGCGTCCCCCACGCGGTCGCGTTCGTCGACGACGTCGACGAGGTGGACCTCGAGACGGTCGGCCCCGCCGTCCGAAACGCCGACGCCTTCCCGGAGGGCGCGAACGCGACGTTCGCCTCGCCGCGGCCCGACGGCGGCTTCGACCAGCGGACCTACGAGCGCGGCGTCGAGGGCGAGACCCGGTCGTGCGGCACCGGCGCGGTCGCCATCGGCGTGGCGGCCCGACGACTCGGTCGCACCGACGAGGCGCCCGTGTCCGTGTTCCCGCCGGGCGGCGAGCTCGAGGTCGGCTTCCGGAACGGCCGGGCGACCCTGACCGGCCCGGCCGAGCGCGAGTTCGAGGGCGAGATCGCCTCGACGCCGAACCCGCGGACGGTCTCGGAGGCCTGA
- a CDS encoding M20 family metallopeptidase, protein MSFDPIAFLERAVQTPSHEDVTEMRDLLVETLESADADVSVDVDDAGNTVAVRDSGREGPHVVLNTHVDTVPPHVPFERRGEGTDDDIVRGRGSCDAKGPLAAMLAAFLGAAPERGRVTLAVSPDEETDSTGAAALFDDDSPAGLGPAPDAVIVGEPTELDVCNAAMGRFQATVTVRGANAHAAEPESGVNAVRAAGDLLASLDDFDDREDRPGESDALGAPTLTPTTIEGGTATNQVPAACSFVVDRRSVPPETAEGFRSALADHLRARAPPDVEVDVALAERDTPFLAAFETPADDPVVRTLRDAGGGEVRPFGAATEASYFAEVAPTVVFGPGALADDEGAVAHAPREYVRVADVERAADALRETLADLCS, encoded by the coding sequence ATGAGTTTCGACCCGATAGCCTTCCTCGAACGCGCAGTACAGACCCCGTCCCACGAGGACGTGACCGAGATGCGCGACCTGCTCGTCGAGACGCTCGAGTCGGCCGACGCCGACGTCTCGGTCGACGTGGACGACGCCGGCAACACCGTTGCGGTCCGCGACTCCGGGCGCGAGGGACCCCACGTCGTCCTGAACACCCACGTCGACACCGTGCCGCCCCACGTTCCGTTCGAGCGCCGCGGGGAGGGAACTGACGACGACATCGTCCGGGGCCGGGGGTCCTGCGACGCGAAGGGGCCGCTGGCGGCGATGCTCGCGGCGTTCCTCGGCGCTGCTCCCGAGCGCGGTCGCGTGACGCTTGCGGTGTCGCCCGACGAGGAGACCGACTCGACGGGGGCGGCCGCGCTGTTCGACGACGATTCGCCGGCCGGCTTGGGTCCGGCGCCCGACGCCGTCATCGTGGGCGAGCCCACCGAACTCGACGTCTGCAACGCCGCGATGGGTCGCTTCCAGGCGACCGTCACGGTCCGGGGAGCGAACGCCCACGCCGCCGAACCCGAGTCGGGCGTCAACGCGGTCCGGGCGGCCGGCGACTTGCTCGCGTCGCTCGACGACTTCGACGACCGCGAGGACCGCCCGGGCGAGAGCGACGCGCTGGGCGCGCCCACGCTGACGCCGACCACCATCGAGGGCGGCACCGCGACCAACCAGGTGCCCGCGGCGTGTTCGTTCGTGGTGGACCGCCGGAGCGTCCCGCCCGAGACCGCCGAGGGGTTCCGGTCGGCGCTGGCCGACCACCTCCGGGCGCGCGCCCCGCCGGACGTCGAGGTAGACGTCGCCCTCGCCGAGCGCGACACGCCGTTCCTGGCGGCGTTCGAGACGCCAGCCGACGACCCGGTGGTCCGGACGCTCCGGGACGCCGGCGGCGGCGAGGTTCGCCCCTTCGGGGCCGCGACCGAGGCGTCGTACTTCGCCGAGGTCGCGCCGACGGTCGTGTTCGGGCCGGGCGCGCTGGCCGACGACGAGGGCGCGGTGGCCCACGCGCCCCGCGAGTACGTCCGCGTCGCGGACGTCGAGCGGGCCGCCGACGCCCTCCGCGAGACGCTGGCCGACCTCTGTTCCTGA
- the lysA gene encoding diaminopimelate decarboxylase: protein MSAAQVRNPAVRRLADWPADRLRELADEHGAPLYVLDLDRVRENYRRMADAFPEAEVYYAAKANTARPVLRALADEGAGVECASAGELARALSAGVPGERVHYTAVNPPARDLDVAVRLAEDHPGLTITVGAADTLDRLAERGYDGRVCLRVNPGVGAGHHEKVSTGADAKFGVPYDRATDLVEEADDDFEVVGLHAHAGSGISGEDLSAHRELVARMGDLAREVEGRGVDLEFVDVGGGFGVPYSPDEEPLDLDAVAEATREALGEVDAALAVEPGRYLVADAGVLLTAVNTVKETPAGAVVGVGAGMTTLARPAIYDARHEIRSLAPDADERPEREVTVAGPVCESADTFGDHELPAPERGDLLAVGNAGAYGYEMASQYNSRPRPASVVLDGDHARVARRRETIADVTAVEPEDEL, encoded by the coding sequence ATGAGCGCCGCGCAGGTCCGGAACCCGGCGGTGCGCCGGCTCGCCGACTGGCCGGCCGACCGGCTCCGCGAACTGGCCGACGAGCACGGCGCGCCGCTGTACGTGCTGGACCTCGACCGCGTCCGGGAGAACTACCGGCGCATGGCCGACGCGTTCCCCGAGGCCGAGGTGTACTACGCCGCGAAGGCCAACACCGCCCGGCCGGTCCTGCGCGCCCTGGCCGACGAGGGCGCCGGCGTCGAGTGCGCCTCGGCGGGCGAACTCGCCCGGGCCCTGAGCGCCGGCGTCCCCGGCGAGCGCGTCCACTACACCGCGGTCAACCCGCCGGCCCGCGACCTCGACGTGGCGGTCCGGCTGGCCGAGGACCACCCGGGACTCACGATCACGGTCGGGGCGGCCGACACGCTCGACCGGCTCGCGGAGCGGGGCTACGACGGCCGGGTCTGCCTGCGGGTCAACCCCGGCGTCGGCGCGGGCCACCACGAGAAGGTCTCGACCGGCGCGGACGCCAAGTTCGGCGTGCCGTACGACCGCGCGACCGACCTTGTAGAGGAGGCCGACGACGACTTCGAGGTCGTCGGCCTCCACGCCCACGCCGGCAGCGGCATCTCGGGCGAGGATCTCTCGGCCCACCGGGAACTGGTGGCGCGGATGGGCGACCTCGCGCGGGAGGTCGAAGGTCGGGGCGTGGACCTCGAGTTCGTCGACGTCGGCGGCGGCTTCGGCGTTCCCTACTCCCCGGACGAGGAGCCGCTGGACCTCGACGCGGTGGCCGAGGCGACCCGCGAGGCCCTCGGAGAAGTGGACGCCGCCCTCGCGGTCGAGCCCGGTCGCTACCTCGTGGCCGACGCCGGCGTGCTCCTGACCGCGGTCAACACGGTCAAGGAGACGCCGGCGGGCGCCGTGGTCGGCGTCGGCGCGGGGATGACGACCCTGGCGCGACCGGCCATCTACGACGCCCGCCACGAGATCCGGAGCCTGGCCCCGGACGCCGACGAGCGCCCCGAGCGCGAGGTGACGGTCGCCGGCCCGGTCTGCGAGAGCGCCGACACCTTCGGCGACCACGAGCTCCCGGCCCCCGAGCGCGGCGACCTGCTCGCGGTGGGCAACGCCGGGGCCTACGGCTACGAGATGGCGAGTCAGTACAACTCCCGCCCGCGCCCGGCGTCGGTCGTCCTCGACGGCGACCACGCCCGCGTGGCGCGACGGCGCGAAACGATTGCGGACGTGACGGCGGTCGAACCGGAGGACGAGCTATGA